One Defluviimonas sp. SAOS-178_SWC DNA window includes the following coding sequences:
- the ybgC gene encoding tol-pal system-associated acyl-CoA thioesterase, translating to MIHSLALRVYYEDTDLAGIVYYANYLKFIERARTEWVRSLGVDQGRLKAEEGIVFAVRRVEADYLRPARFDDELVVETRVEAASGARVVLEQVVSRGRERLFQSVVTLVCLTEAGAPARLPAELRRRLAPALH from the coding sequence ATGATCCACAGCCTTGCCCTTCGCGTCTATTACGAGGACACCGATCTTGCCGGCATCGTCTACTATGCGAACTACCTGAAATTCATCGAACGCGCCCGGACCGAATGGGTCCGAAGCCTCGGCGTCGATCAGGGGCGCCTGAAGGCGGAGGAGGGGATCGTCTTCGCCGTGCGGCGGGTCGAGGCGGATTACCTTCGCCCGGCCAGGTTCGACGACGAACTGGTCGTCGAGACGCGGGTCGAGGCCGCCAGCGGTGCGCGGGTCGTCCTGGAGCAGGTCGTGTCGCGCGGGAGAGAGCGGCTTTTCCAGTCGGTCGTGACCCTCGTCTGCCTGACCGAGGCGGGGGCGCCGGCGCGGCTTCCGGCGGAACTTCGCCGCAGGCTGGCGCC
- a CDS encoding bactofilin family protein, whose protein sequence is MTRSVIEEDLTIDGNVVSKDGDIDVKGKVTGDITSRSVDVHVSGKVQGAITADTVTIQGAHSGRIECSELSLEKNAEVKADVKAQTLSSEKGARLVGKVQITG, encoded by the coding sequence ATGACAAGATCGGTTATCGAGGAAGACCTCACCATCGACGGCAACGTCGTCTCGAAGGACGGCGATATCGACGTGAAGGGCAAGGTGACGGGCGACATCACCTCGCGGTCGGTCGACGTGCACGTCTCGGGCAAGGTCCAAGGGGCGATCACCGCGGATACCGTCACGATCCAGGGGGCGCATTCCGGCCGCATCGAATGCAGCGAACTCTCGCTCGAAAAGAATGCCGAGGTGAAGGCCGACGTGAAGGCCCAGACGCTATCGTCGGAAAAGGGCGCACGGCTGGTCGGCAAGGTTCAGATCACGGGCTGA
- a CDS encoding class I SAM-dependent methyltransferase, with protein MTTSDPLAGANAGQAEFWTSGPGLKWAAQHARLDALFAPVTAELLDRAAIAPGENVLDIGCGAGDSTLAAADRAGLNGRSTGLDISETLLAVARRRAAGRSGIDFILADAQTHPFPTETHDLLISRFGLMFFSDPVAGFRNLARALKPGARVAFVTWARMEENPWNRDAKAAGVARLGPVPADEPRAPGQFAFAEIGYVTDILASAGFTGITGEEATSHLSVAGSAGDAAELATSIGPVSRILRDKGGTEADRAAIATDLADLFRPYEGADGVRVPAVLNFFSARRP; from the coding sequence ATGACAACATCCGATCCCCTCGCCGGCGCCAATGCCGGGCAGGCCGAATTCTGGACGTCCGGTCCGGGGCTGAAATGGGCCGCGCAGCACGCCCGCCTCGACGCGCTTTTCGCACCGGTCACGGCGGAGCTTCTCGACCGCGCCGCGATCGCGCCCGGCGAAAACGTTCTCGACATCGGCTGCGGTGCCGGCGATTCCACGCTGGCCGCCGCTGATCGAGCCGGGCTGAACGGCCGGTCGACGGGCCTCGACATTTCCGAAACCCTACTCGCGGTGGCACGCCGCCGCGCGGCCGGGCGGTCCGGGATCGACTTCATCCTCGCCGACGCGCAGACCCATCCTTTCCCAACTGAGACCCACGACCTCCTGATCTCGCGCTTCGGGCTGATGTTCTTCTCGGATCCGGTTGCCGGCTTTCGTAACCTCGCCCGCGCGCTTAAGCCGGGCGCAAGGGTCGCGTTCGTCACCTGGGCCCGGATGGAGGAGAACCCCTGGAACCGCGACGCCAAGGCTGCGGGAGTCGCCCGGCTCGGCCCCGTGCCCGCCGACGAACCGCGCGCGCCCGGCCAGTTCGCCTTTGCCGAAATCGGCTATGTCACGGATATCCTCGCCAGCGCCGGCTTTACGGGCATCACCGGAGAGGAAGCTACCAGCCACCTCAGTGTCGCCGGCAGCGCCGGGGACGCGGCGGAGCTTGCCACCAGCATCGGCCCCGTCTCGCGGATTCTCCGCGACAAGGGCGGCACGGAAGCCGACCGCGCCGCGATCGCTACCGATCTCGCCGATCTCTTCCGGCCCTATGAAGGTGCGGACGGGGTCCGGGTGCCGGCGGTTCTGAACTTCTTCTCCGCCCGGCGGCCCTGA